In the genome of Streptomyces pactum, one region contains:
- the mutA gene encoding methylmalonyl-CoA mutase small subunit, with the protein MTVLPDGLPLAAEFPDATREQWQHLVEGVLRKSGTTDVSGADAEEALATALQDGVSVRPLYTAQDAPGDAGYPGFAPYVRGARPEGATLSGWDVRQRHTHPDPARTNAAVLADLENGASSVWLAVGDGGVPADALGQALDGVYLDLAPVVLDAGADFDAAARALLRLYADRRVPPHAALGNLGADPFALAARTGRHADLPGHLTAATELAQLAGRDHPGVRAFTVDALPYHEAGGSTAEELGCSLAAAVATLRALTGAGLTVDQACAQLEFRYAATADQFLTIAKLRAARRLWARVAEVSGAAGPHAAQRQHAVTSAVMMTRRDPWVNMLRTTVAALAAGVGGADAVTVLPFDHAIGLPDDFARRIARNTSTILLEESHLARVIDPAGGSWYVERLTDEVAHAAWAWFQEIERAGGMAKALESGLVADRLAATWERRSRDLARRKEPITGVSEYPNLAEQPVVREPAPGTGTGRGLPRVRRDEAYERLRARADAALAADGTRPRIFLAALGPAAAHTARAAFTANLFQTGGIEAVHDPVTVTAGTVAEAFAASGAAVACLCSSDALYAEQAVEVARELKAAGARRVYLAGRPGEAREELERAGVDAFVHAGCDAVEVLTSALDIMGVAR; encoded by the coding sequence ATGACGGTCCTCCCCGACGGGCTTCCCCTGGCCGCCGAGTTCCCGGACGCGACCCGGGAACAATGGCAACACCTCGTAGAAGGCGTACTGCGCAAGTCCGGTACCACGGATGTCTCCGGCGCGGACGCCGAAGAAGCGCTGGCGACCGCGCTCCAGGACGGCGTCTCCGTACGCCCCCTGTACACCGCGCAGGACGCTCCCGGCGACGCCGGGTACCCGGGCTTCGCCCCGTACGTCCGCGGTGCGCGCCCGGAAGGCGCCACCCTCTCCGGCTGGGACGTACGCCAGCGGCACACCCACCCCGATCCCGCACGCACCAACGCGGCGGTCCTCGCCGACCTGGAGAACGGGGCCTCCTCGGTGTGGCTCGCGGTCGGTGACGGCGGCGTGCCGGCCGACGCGCTCGGTCAGGCCCTCGACGGCGTGTACCTCGACCTGGCGCCGGTGGTGCTGGACGCCGGAGCGGACTTCGACGCCGCCGCCCGCGCCCTGCTGCGGCTGTACGCCGACCGCCGGGTGCCGCCGCACGCCGCCCTCGGCAACCTCGGCGCCGACCCCTTCGCGCTCGCCGCCCGCACCGGCCGCCACGCCGACCTCCCCGGCCACCTGACCGCCGCCACCGAGCTGGCGCAGCTGGCCGGCCGCGACCACCCCGGGGTGCGCGCGTTCACCGTGGACGCCCTGCCCTACCACGAGGCCGGCGGCTCCACCGCCGAGGAGCTCGGCTGCTCGCTGGCCGCCGCGGTCGCCACCCTGCGCGCGCTGACCGGGGCCGGACTCACCGTGGACCAGGCGTGCGCCCAGCTGGAATTCCGCTACGCCGCCACCGCCGACCAGTTCCTCACCATCGCCAAGCTGCGCGCCGCCCGCCGGCTGTGGGCCCGGGTCGCCGAGGTGTCCGGCGCGGCCGGACCGCACGCCGCGCAGCGCCAGCACGCGGTGACCTCGGCGGTGATGATGACCCGCCGCGACCCGTGGGTGAACATGCTCCGCACCACGGTCGCCGCCCTCGCCGCCGGGGTCGGCGGCGCCGACGCGGTCACCGTGCTCCCCTTCGACCACGCGATCGGCCTGCCGGACGACTTCGCCCGCCGGATCGCCCGCAACACCTCCACCATCCTGTTGGAGGAGTCCCACCTGGCGCGGGTCATCGACCCGGCCGGCGGCTCCTGGTACGTGGAGCGGCTCACCGACGAGGTGGCCCACGCCGCCTGGGCCTGGTTCCAGGAGATCGAGCGCGCCGGCGGCATGGCGAAGGCGCTGGAGAGCGGCCTGGTCGCCGACCGGCTCGCCGCCACCTGGGAGCGCCGCTCCCGCGACCTGGCGCGCCGCAAGGAGCCGATCACCGGCGTCAGCGAGTACCCGAACCTCGCCGAGCAGCCCGTGGTCCGCGAACCCGCCCCCGGAACCGGGACCGGCCGGGGGCTGCCCCGGGTGCGCCGGGACGAGGCGTACGAGCGGCTGCGGGCCCGCGCCGACGCCGCCCTGGCGGCCGACGGCACCCGCCCGAGGATCTTCCTCGCCGCCCTGGGCCCGGCCGCGGCCCACACCGCCCGCGCCGCGTTCACCGCCAACCTCTTCCAGACCGGCGGCATCGAGGCGGTGCACGACCCGGTGACGGTGACCGCCGGCACCGTCGCCGAGGCGTTCGCCGCCAGCGGCGCCGCGGTGGCCTGCCTGTGCTCCAGCGACGCGCTCTACGCCGAGCAGGCCGTCGAGGTCGCCCGGGAGCTGAAGGCCGCGGGCGCGCGCCGCGTCTACCTG